The Prevotella melaninogenica ATCC 25845 genome includes a window with the following:
- a CDS encoding deoxynucleoside kinase: protein MHIAIAGNIGAGKTTLTKMLAKRYGWTAHFEPVDNNPYLEDYYNDMTRWSFNLQIYFLNKRFRDVVEISQSKDTIIQDRTIFEDARIFAPNLYDMGLMSERDFNNYTDLFDLMLSLVKLPDLMIYIRCSIPRLIDHIQQRGRDYEQTMRIDYLRGLNERYEEWIKTYKGHLMIVDGDTTDFQDNPQDFKRVTDMIDDRLFGLFPME from the coding sequence ATGCATATAGCAATCGCAGGAAATATTGGAGCAGGTAAGACAACACTCACCAAAATGCTCGCGAAACGTTACGGATGGACAGCTCATTTCGAGCCAGTCGACAACAATCCATACTTGGAAGACTATTATAATGACATGACTCGTTGGTCGTTTAATCTGCAGATTTACTTCCTCAACAAGCGTTTTCGTGATGTTGTAGAGATTTCACAATCAAAGGATACGATTATACAAGACCGTACTATCTTCGAGGATGCACGTATCTTTGCACCGAATCTCTATGATATGGGATTGATGTCAGAGCGTGATTTCAACAACTACACCGACCTCTTCGACTTGATGCTCTCACTGGTAAAACTGCCAGACTTAATGATTTACATCCGTTGTTCTATCCCACGCCTTATCGATCACATACAACAGCGTGGTCGTGACTACGAACAAACAATGCGTATTGACTACCTCCGTGGTCTCAACGAGCGTTATGAGGAATGGATTAAGACCTACAAAGGACATCTGATGATTGTCGATGGTGACACAACAGACTTCCAAGACAACCCACAAGACTTCAAACGTGTCACAGATATGATTGATGACCGACTCTTTGGCTTATTCCCAATGGAATAA
- a CDS encoding zinc ribbon domain-containing protein, producing the protein MKCRNCNNEVSEKDKNCPYCNTPLNNNDTDNGPTLGRGMVAFIILGTIFLVAFGFYYYGQHKNDPEYTQTAIEPDSNLADNNKAKFDTVVKDTTANDSTQKQEEEQAEKVFNSIRRSNRSSRKRSSNETSSSSSDNQNSTSEPSSNEPQPIAPSVSKPRVESIETD; encoded by the coding sequence ATGAAATGTCGTAATTGTAATAATGAGGTGAGTGAGAAGGATAAGAATTGTCCTTACTGCAATACTCCATTGAATAATAATGATACCGACAACGGACCAACCTTAGGGCGCGGTATGGTTGCTTTTATTATTCTTGGAACAATTTTCCTTGTTGCCTTCGGATTCTATTATTACGGTCAACATAAGAACGATCCAGAGTATACACAGACTGCTATTGAACCAGATTCAAACTTAGCAGACAACAATAAGGCTAAGTTCGACACAGTTGTTAAGGACACAACAGCCAACGATTCTACCCAGAAACAGGAAGAAGAACAGGCTGAGAAGGTATTCAACAGTATTCGTAGAAGTAATCGATCAAGTCGCAAGCGCAGTAGCAACGAGACTTCTTCAAGCAGTTCTGATAATCAGAACAGCACCTCCGAGCCTTCTTCTAATGAGCCACAACCTATTGCTCCATCGGTTTCCAAACCACGTGTTGAATCTATTGAAACTGATTAA
- a CDS encoding helix-turn-helix transcriptional regulator produces the protein MKNIIIADNQDITQAGMAYVLSKRDNISCRVARDKSELILLLNDCPEAVVILDYTLFDISSESDLLNIGQRFPLAHLILWSEELSVDFIRHLVNASNRISVLMKDAKMAEIEQCLDYVLQGQRFLCQHATNMILAPTALADKEIVALTKTETEILKEIALGATTREIAEKRFSSFHTVNTHRKNIFRKLGVNNVHEAIRYAMRSGLVDAAEYYI, from the coding sequence ATGAAGAATATTATCATCGCAGATAATCAAGATATCACACAGGCTGGAATGGCTTATGTGCTTTCTAAAAGGGATAATATATCTTGCCGAGTGGCAAGGGATAAGTCTGAGTTGATTCTCCTTTTAAACGATTGTCCCGAAGCGGTTGTGATATTAGATTATACCTTGTTTGATATTTCCAGTGAGTCTGACCTTCTGAATATTGGGCAGCGTTTTCCGCTTGCTCATCTTATATTGTGGAGTGAGGAGTTGAGTGTCGACTTCATTCGTCACCTTGTTAATGCAAGCAATCGGATTAGTGTGCTTATGAAGGATGCTAAGATGGCTGAAATAGAACAATGCCTTGACTATGTGTTGCAGGGTCAACGTTTTCTTTGTCAGCACGCTACTAACATGATTTTAGCCCCTACAGCGTTAGCCGATAAGGAGATTGTCGCGTTGACAAAAACAGAGACTGAGATTCTTAAGGAGATTGCTTTAGGTGCTACGACACGTGAGATTGCTGAGAAACGTTTTTCTTCTTTCCACACGGTCAACACACATAGAAAGAATATCTTTCGTAAGTTGGGTGTGAATAATGTTCATGAAGCTATCCGCTATGCGATGCGTTCGGGATTAGTAGATGCTGCAGAATATTATATTTAA
- a CDS encoding alkaline phosphatase family protein — MKKLLFLVAGLLIAAAANAQIQRPKLVVGLVVDQMRWDYLYYYNNEYGNDGLKRLLNQGFSFENTHINYAPTVTAIGHSSVYTGSIPAFTGIAGNSFYQDDKSVYCCEDNTVKSVGSDSKEGQMSPRRMLTSTIGDELQVATDFRSKVIGVALKDRASILPAGHAADAAYWWDTSAGRFVSSTFYMDKLPQWVEDFNAKNHTDPNFDIKGSPQGVTMTFKMAEAALKNEKLGKGKETDMLTVSISSTDIIGHRFSTRGKENHEVYMQLDKDLAWFLKVLDKEVGEGNYLLFLTADHGAAHNYNYMREHRIPAGGWDYKQTVKDLNAYLQGKFGISPVMGEDNYQFYLNDSTIEAAGKKKQEIIDESVEWLKKDPQFLYVFDEEKISETTMPNWIKERMQNGYFRGRSGEIGVVTRPQFFGGKDRPDFRGTQHGQPFPYDTHIPFLLFGWNVKHGASNIETHIVDIAPTVCAMLHIQMPNGCVGKARNQF, encoded by the coding sequence ATGAAAAAACTACTTTTTCTTGTAGCTGGATTGCTGATTGCAGCAGCAGCGAATGCGCAGATACAACGACCAAAGTTGGTGGTTGGTCTTGTTGTCGACCAAATGCGTTGGGATTATCTTTACTATTACAATAATGAATATGGTAATGATGGTTTGAAAAGATTGCTCAACCAAGGCTTCTCTTTTGAAAATACACATATCAACTATGCACCAACAGTGACTGCAATTGGACATAGTTCTGTCTATACTGGTTCTATTCCTGCCTTCACAGGTATTGCTGGCAACTCTTTCTATCAAGATGATAAGAGTGTTTATTGCTGCGAGGATAATACGGTAAAGAGTGTTGGCTCCGATAGCAAAGAAGGTCAGATGAGCCCCCGCCGTATGCTTACATCTACCATCGGTGACGAACTTCAAGTTGCAACAGACTTCCGTTCAAAGGTAATTGGTGTAGCATTGAAAGACCGCGCATCAATCCTTCCTGCTGGTCATGCAGCCGATGCCGCTTATTGGTGGGACACTTCAGCAGGTCGATTTGTATCTTCTACCTTCTATATGGATAAACTTCCACAGTGGGTTGAGGACTTTAATGCAAAGAATCACACAGATCCTAACTTTGACATCAAGGGTTCTCCACAGGGCGTTACCATGACTTTCAAGATGGCTGAGGCGGCTCTAAAGAATGAGAAACTCGGCAAAGGAAAAGAAACTGACATGCTCACTGTGAGTATCTCATCAACAGATATCATTGGACATAGATTCTCTACACGTGGAAAAGAGAATCACGAGGTTTACATGCAGTTAGATAAAGACTTGGCTTGGTTCCTTAAGGTGCTTGACAAAGAAGTGGGTGAAGGCAACTATCTGCTCTTCCTTACAGCTGACCATGGTGCTGCTCACAACTACAACTACATGCGTGAGCACCGCATTCCAGCAGGCGGATGGGATTATAAACAGACTGTAAAAGACCTCAACGCATATCTACAAGGAAAGTTTGGTATCAGTCCTGTAATGGGCGAAGACAACTATCAGTTCTACCTCAACGACTCAACTATCGAAGCAGCTGGCAAGAAGAAGCAGGAGATTATAGACGAGTCTGTGGAGTGGTTGAAGAAAGATCCACAGTTCCTCTACGTTTTTGACGAGGAGAAGATAAGCGAGACAACAATGCCAAATTGGATAAAGGAGCGTATGCAGAATGGTTATTTCCGTGGCCGTTCAGGTGAGATTGGTGTTGTAACACGCCCACAGTTCTTTGGTGGCAAGGACAGACCAGACTTCCGTGGAACACAACATGGACAGCCATTCCCATACGACACACACATTCCTTTCCTACTCTTTGGTTGGAACGTGAAGCATGGTGCAAGCAATATTGAGACACATATCGTTGACATTGCACCAACCGTATGTGCCATGTTACATATCCAGATGCCAAATGGTTGTGTAGGTAAGGCAAGAAATCAATTCTAA
- a CDS encoding bifunctional nuclease domain-containing protein: MSKVQLIYEGVSQIVGGPELGLLVLSDLAHTRQIAIVCDKHMEYELGLRTGEKSVTERLLPEVLCSVNPMMTSEHYEILFNSIVDGQYKALLVNKDDLTLTPIRASDAILLAHVAKLNIFMEEHLFKRQSVDSSVSQNKMALPLNALSFEMLHHALEKAIEDENYELASMLRDEMKNRAKEP; this comes from the coding sequence ATGAGTAAAGTTCAACTTATATATGAAGGTGTCTCACAGATAGTAGGAGGTCCAGAGTTAGGACTCCTCGTCCTGTCTGATCTTGCACACACAAGGCAGATTGCTATTGTGTGTGATAAACATATGGAGTATGAACTTGGTTTGCGAACAGGCGAGAAGTCTGTTACAGAAAGATTGTTGCCGGAAGTGCTTTGTAGTGTGAATCCAATGATGACAAGTGAGCACTATGAGATACTCTTTAATTCTATTGTTGATGGACAATATAAGGCTCTTTTGGTAAATAAAGATGACTTAACGCTTACCCCTATACGTGCTTCTGATGCAATCTTATTGGCACATGTGGCAAAGTTGAACATCTTTATGGAAGAGCATCTATTCAAGCGTCAGAGTGTTGATAGCAGTGTAAGCCAGAACAAAATGGCATTACCTTTAAATGCTTTAAGCTTTGAGATGTTGCATCATGCCTTGGAGAAAGCTATAGAAGATGAGAATTATGAACTTGCTTCTATGCTTAGAGATGAAATGAAGAATAGGGCAAAGGAACCTTGA
- the tsaA gene encoding tRNA (N6-threonylcarbamoyladenosine(37)-N6)-methyltransferase TrmO, whose product MKEIRPIAFFRSPLTSKFGIPRQSGLADNLVGKIVFEPQYQREEALRGLEDFDYLWLIWGFSANKSTDEGKLTVRPPRLGGNERLGVFATRSPFRPNGLGLSSVRIKRIVDRVIEVVGADLMDGTPIYDVKPYISYVDSHPEARGGFTDKKEWKLLSVVIAEEYSKLFDAEELAALKEVLSQDPRPQYQHDVARVYGMAFAGKDVKFRVEGDVLEVVGIG is encoded by the coding sequence ATGAAAGAGATTAGACCTATTGCTTTTTTCCGTTCTCCCTTGACGTCAAAGTTTGGTATTCCTCGGCAAAGTGGACTGGCTGACAATCTGGTGGGTAAGATTGTGTTTGAGCCTCAATACCAACGTGAGGAGGCATTGCGTGGACTGGAAGACTTTGATTATCTGTGGTTAATTTGGGGCTTTTCTGCGAATAAATCTACTGATGAGGGCAAACTGACTGTTCGTCCTCCACGGTTGGGTGGGAATGAACGTTTAGGCGTGTTTGCCACACGATCGCCCTTTCGTCCAAATGGTCTTGGGCTGTCTTCTGTCCGTATTAAACGAATAGTGGATCGAGTGATTGAAGTTGTTGGGGCTGATTTGATGGACGGTACACCTATTTATGATGTAAAACCTTATATCTCTTACGTCGATAGTCACCCAGAAGCAAGAGGTGGTTTTACCGATAAAAAAGAGTGGAAATTATTGTCTGTTGTTATTGCAGAAGAGTATTCTAAGTTGTTTGATGCAGAGGAACTTGCTGCCCTAAAGGAGGTTCTTTCGCAAGATCCACGCCCACAATATCAACATGATGTAGCGCGTGTTTATGGTATGGCTTTCGCTGGGAAGGATGTGAAGTTTAGGGTTGAAGGGGATGTGTTAGAGGTTGTTGGGATTGGTTAG
- a CDS encoding MFS transporter, with protein sequence MNLKVRLALMNFLEFAVWGAYLTSMGRYLGNIGIGPEIGYFYSMQGVVSIFMPALMGIVADRWVPAQRLLGFCHLLAGLFMFATAGYGLSVGDHADFSTIFTLYSLSVAFYMPTLALSNSVAYSALSDAGMDTVKAFPPIRVFGTIGFILTMWLVDLLGFQSNQNQFITSGVVSIILFFYTFTLPKCAVNKGTEQKSFVDAFGLRAFALFKEKKMAIFFIFSMLLGVSLQITNSFANPFLFSFGAQPEFVNSFGVQHANILISLSQVSETCCILLIPFFMRHYGIKNVMLIAMFAWVLRFGLFGVGNPGFPGILMFVLSMIVYGVAFDFFNISGSLFVDNSTEPALRSSAQGLFMLMTNGVGATVGTLAAQAIVNAYTHPQTVGSDTLTVGDWQSCWFIFAGYAFVVGVLFAIIFRPKKA encoded by the coding sequence ATGAATTTGAAGGTACGTTTGGCATTGATGAACTTCTTGGAGTTCGCAGTGTGGGGAGCTTATTTGACCTCTATGGGTCGCTATCTTGGTAATATTGGTATTGGTCCTGAGATTGGCTATTTCTACTCAATGCAAGGTGTAGTGTCAATCTTTATGCCTGCTTTGATGGGTATTGTTGCTGACCGTTGGGTACCTGCTCAGCGTCTGTTAGGCTTCTGTCATCTACTTGCAGGCTTGTTTATGTTTGCCACAGCAGGCTATGGCTTGAGCGTTGGTGACCATGCCGACTTCTCTACTATCTTCACTCTTTATTCGCTTTCTGTTGCCTTCTATATGCCAACATTGGCTCTCTCAAACTCTGTTGCTTATAGTGCTTTGAGTGATGCGGGTATGGATACGGTGAAAGCCTTCCCACCTATCCGCGTGTTCGGTACGATTGGTTTTATCCTTACCATGTGGTTGGTAGACCTCTTAGGCTTCCAAAGCAATCAGAATCAGTTTATTACTTCTGGTGTGGTAAGTATCATCCTCTTCTTTTATACCTTTACATTACCTAAGTGTGCAGTTAATAAAGGCACAGAACAGAAGAGTTTTGTGGACGCCTTTGGCTTACGTGCTTTTGCCTTATTCAAGGAGAAGAAGATGGCAATCTTCTTTATCTTCTCAATGTTATTGGGTGTAAGTCTTCAGATTACCAATAGCTTTGCCAATCCATTCCTCTTTAGTTTTGGTGCTCAACCAGAGTTTGTAAACTCTTTCGGAGTACAGCATGCTAATATTTTGATTAGTCTTTCACAGGTTAGCGAGACTTGTTGTATCCTTCTGATTCCATTCTTTATGCGTCATTATGGTATTAAGAATGTGATGTTGATAGCTATGTTTGCATGGGTATTGCGCTTTGGCTTGTTTGGAGTTGGTAATCCAGGCTTCCCAGGTATCTTGATGTTTGTACTTTCAATGATTGTCTATGGAGTAGCCTTCGACTTCTTCAATATCTCTGGTTCACTCTTTGTTGATAATAGTACGGAGCCCGCTCTTCGTTCTTCTGCACAAGGTTTGTTCATGTTGATGACCAATGGTGTTGGTGCAACAGTAGGAACATTGGCAGCTCAAGCTATTGTAAATGCCTATACACATCCACAGACAGTGGGTTCAGACACGTTGACAGTAGGTGATTGGCAATCTTGTTGGTTCATCTTCGCAGGCTATGCCTTTGTTGTAGGTGTCTTGTTTGCTATTATCTTCCGACCAAAGAAAGCATAA
- a CDS encoding RsmE family RNA methyltransferase, whose product MKEARYFYVPNAAVETELPAEEAVHAIRVLRLKEGDEMFLMDGEGCFYKAEVALVSSKKCLYTIKETLKQEPVWRGKIHLAIAPTKDMGRIEWMTEKATEVGFDEISFLDCKFSERKTLRVDRIEKIVISAVKQSRKGWKPVVNPMTPFRRFIENCSNNGRKFICHCYPEISRADFFTAISQEEQPSSAEDITVLVGPEGDFSIDEVSFALEHGFESVTLGNSRLRTETAGLSAVMMSQLARRV is encoded by the coding sequence ATGAAAGAAGCAAGATACTTTTATGTCCCTAATGCAGCCGTAGAAACGGAGTTGCCAGCTGAGGAAGCAGTTCATGCAATACGTGTACTTCGGTTAAAGGAAGGCGACGAAATGTTCCTTATGGATGGTGAAGGCTGCTTTTATAAAGCGGAAGTAGCACTGGTATCATCGAAGAAGTGCCTTTATACTATTAAAGAAACGCTGAAACAAGAACCTGTTTGGCGTGGAAAGATTCATCTTGCTATTGCTCCAACAAAAGATATGGGGCGTATAGAATGGATGACAGAAAAGGCTACTGAAGTAGGCTTTGACGAAATCAGCTTCTTAGATTGTAAGTTCTCTGAGCGTAAGACTTTGCGTGTTGATCGTATAGAAAAGATTGTCATTTCTGCAGTAAAGCAAAGTCGTAAGGGCTGGAAACCTGTTGTAAATCCGATGACACCTTTTCGTCGTTTCATAGAAAATTGTTCCAACAATGGGCGGAAGTTTATCTGTCATTGTTATCCAGAGATTTCACGCGCAGACTTCTTTACCGCTATTTCACAGGAAGAACAGCCTTCTTCTGCAGAGGATATTACCGTATTGGTAGGTCCAGAAGGCGACTTCTCTATTGATGAAGTAAGTTTTGCTTTGGAGCATGGTTTTGAGAGTGTTACATTGGGTAACAGCCGTTTACGTACAGAGACCGCAGGACTTAGTGCCGTTATGATGTCGCAGCTTGCACGTAGAGTGTAA
- a CDS encoding OPT family oligopeptide transporter — protein MENNQNQNIDLPENAFRELKDGEEYKPVMSPQETYREVSPWSITWGILMAVLFSAAAAYLGLKVGQVFEAAIPIAIIAIGVSSATKRKNALGENVIIQSIGACSGAVVAGGIFVMPAIYMLELEADFFNIFIAAALGGVLGILFLIPFRKYFVKDQHGKYPFPEATATTQVLVSGEKGGSQAKPLLLAGLIGGLYDFTVATFGWWNENVTSRMIGFGETIADKAKLVFKVNTGAAVLGLGYIIGLKYAFIICVGSLTVWWLIVPGMALIFPDTVLNQWDPSITTAVGQMAPEVIFKSYARSIGIGGIAMSGIIGIIKSWGIIKSAVGLAAREMKGKGSGQEEILRTQRDISFKIIAFGSIATLIITFLFFYFGVMDFNLLHAVVGILLVAIIAFLFTTVAANAIAIVGSNPVSGMTLMTLILASVVMVAVGLKGNAGMLAALLMGGVVCTALSMAGSFITDLKIGYWLGTTPKKQETWKFLGTIISAATVAGVMIVLDKTYGFNSGKLAAPQANAMAAVIKPLMSGQGAPWVLYGIGAVIALILDRCKVPALAFALGMFIPLELNIPLLVGGAVNWYVTTRSKDEAVNKARGDKGTLLASGFIAGGALMGVVSALLKFGGIEFDYSSWWENHLSELLSLVAYAALILYFILATKLSKKELADQN, from the coding sequence ATGGAAAATAACCAGAATCAAAACATTGACCTTCCTGAGAATGCCTTTAGGGAGTTGAAAGATGGCGAAGAGTATAAGCCAGTCATGTCTCCACAAGAGACGTATCGTGAAGTAAGCCCATGGTCTATCACTTGGGGTATTCTCATGGCAGTTCTCTTCTCTGCTGCCGCAGCTTATCTTGGTTTGAAAGTTGGACAGGTATTTGAGGCTGCTATCCCAATTGCCATTATTGCTATTGGAGTATCATCTGCCACAAAGCGTAAGAACGCATTAGGCGAGAATGTCATTATCCAGAGTATCGGAGCTTGTTCAGGTGCTGTTGTTGCGGGAGGTATCTTCGTTATGCCAGCTATCTACATGCTTGAGTTAGAAGCCGACTTCTTCAATATCTTCATTGCAGCTGCTTTAGGCGGTGTCTTGGGTATTCTCTTTTTGATTCCTTTCCGTAAATACTTTGTTAAGGATCAGCATGGTAAATATCCTTTCCCTGAAGCAACGGCTACCACACAGGTACTCGTGAGTGGCGAGAAAGGTGGAAGTCAGGCAAAACCTCTTCTTCTCGCTGGTCTTATAGGTGGACTCTATGACTTCACAGTTGCCACTTTTGGATGGTGGAATGAGAATGTAACGAGTCGTATGATTGGCTTTGGTGAGACGATAGCAGACAAAGCTAAACTCGTTTTCAAGGTTAATACAGGTGCAGCCGTCCTCGGTCTTGGTTATATCATCGGTCTGAAATACGCCTTCATCATCTGTGTTGGTTCGCTGACAGTATGGTGGCTTATCGTACCAGGTATGGCACTCATCTTCCCAGACACCGTACTGAACCAGTGGGACCCATCAATCACTACAGCCGTAGGACAGATGGCACCAGAAGTTATCTTTAAGTCATACGCTCGTTCAATCGGTATCGGTGGCATTGCGATGTCAGGTATCATCGGTATCATCAAGTCATGGGGTATTATCAAGAGTGCGGTTGGTTTGGCTGCACGCGAGATGAAAGGTAAAGGCAGTGGACAGGAAGAAATCCTCCGTACACAGCGTGATATTTCCTTTAAGATTATTGCTTTCGGAAGTATTGCCACCCTCATCATTACTTTCCTGTTCTTCTATTTTGGTGTGATGGACTTCAACCTGCTGCATGCAGTTGTGGGTATTCTTCTCGTTGCAATCATAGCCTTCCTATTCACAACAGTTGCAGCAAATGCCATTGCGATTGTAGGAAGCAACCCTGTATCAGGTATGACATTGATGACCCTCATCCTTGCGTCTGTCGTTATGGTGGCAGTAGGACTGAAGGGTAACGCTGGTATGTTGGCAGCTCTATTGATGGGTGGCGTTGTTTGTACAGCCCTTTCTATGGCTGGTTCATTCATCACCGACTTAAAGATTGGCTATTGGCTCGGCACAACTCCTAAGAAGCAGGAAACATGGAAGTTCCTTGGCACGATTATCTCTGCTGCAACTGTAGCGGGTGTGATGATTGTTTTGGATAAGACTTATGGCTTCAACTCTGGCAAGTTGGCTGCACCACAGGCAAACGCAATGGCAGCTGTTATCAAACCATTGATGAGTGGACAAGGTGCGCCTTGGGTTCTCTATGGCATTGGTGCAGTTATCGCACTCATCCTCGATCGTTGCAAGGTCCCTGCTTTAGCTTTCGCTTTGGGTATGTTCATTCCTTTAGAGTTGAATATTCCTCTCTTGGTGGGTGGCGCCGTAAACTGGTATGTAACCACTCGTTCTAAAGATGAAGCAGTCAACAAGGCACGTGGCGATAAGGGAACACTCTTAGCATCAGGCTTCATTGCTGGTGGTGCGCTGATGGGTGTCGTTTCTGCCCTACTGAAGTTTGGTGGTATCGAGTTCGATTACTCATCTTGGTGGGAGAATCATCTTTCAGAACTCCTCTCTCTCGTGGCTTACGCTGCTTTGATTCTCTACTTCATTCTTGCAACCAAACTTAGTAAAAAGGAGTTAGCAGACCAAAACTAA
- a CDS encoding DUF3256 family protein translates to MKKILIIICFLTCWLGVSAQSLREVWIEMPDSILPYLSKSQRTELADYVEMKAEPAVLSTFGDSVRIERMTNNYLLLKANEATRLEIKLLDNNTLALVQTWMAPAAESKLSLFNLQWQPKEVVVDYKANIVKPESMSDEDFADLKTLMFPRLKEYRLSADNNSLSVSWNYPLLSKKDVKRVTELLKPQVLNWTGKDFR, encoded by the coding sequence ATGAAAAAGATATTGATAATTATATGTTTCCTTACTTGTTGGTTGGGTGTTTCTGCCCAAAGTCTGCGTGAGGTATGGATAGAAATGCCTGATAGTATACTACCTTATTTGAGCAAGAGCCAGCGTACAGAGCTGGCTGACTATGTTGAAATGAAGGCAGAACCAGCCGTCTTGAGTACTTTCGGCGATTCTGTTCGGATTGAACGCATGACCAATAACTATCTTTTATTGAAGGCAAACGAGGCAACACGATTGGAAATCAAGCTGTTGGATAATAACACGTTGGCTTTAGTTCAGACATGGATGGCACCTGCTGCAGAGAGTAAGTTGAGTCTTTTCAACCTACAATGGCAACCTAAAGAGGTAGTTGTAGACTATAAAGCAAATATTGTAAAACCCGAATCAATGAGCGATGAAGACTTTGCTGATTTGAAAACATTGATGTTTCCTCGCCTAAAAGAATATCGATTGTCAGCAGATAACAACTCATTGTCAGTAAGTTGGAACTATCCATTGCTTTCTAAGAAGGATGTCAAGCGTGTCACAGAGTTATTAAAGCCGCAGGTACTTAACTGGACAGGAAAAGATTTTCGATAG
- a CDS encoding deoxynucleoside kinase, protein MHIAIAGNIGSGKTTLTTMLAKRYGWKPRFESVDYNPYLEDYYKDIKRWSFPMEVFFLKERFKDLLEISRSDESVVQDRSIYEGVYVFTENNYAMGNLDDRDYETYMELFEDMTDAVQFPDLMIYLRASVSHLVSNIEKRGREYEQKMPLDYLENLNKRYEEFIKEKYKGRVLTIDVDNLDYQHRPKDFGFITDKIDRELFGLF, encoded by the coding sequence ATGCACATTGCAATTGCAGGAAATATAGGTAGCGGTAAGACAACACTCACAACAATGCTTGCCAAACGCTATGGTTGGAAGCCAAGATTTGAGTCTGTTGACTATAATCCCTACTTAGAAGATTATTATAAGGACATTAAGCGTTGGTCGTTCCCTATGGAAGTATTTTTCCTAAAGGAGCGTTTTAAGGACTTGCTTGAGATAAGTCGGAGTGATGAGTCAGTAGTACAAGACCGCTCTATCTATGAAGGTGTCTACGTGTTTACGGAGAACAACTATGCCATGGGTAATCTTGATGATCGCGACTATGAGACTTATATGGAGCTATTTGAGGACATGACAGATGCTGTTCAGTTCCCTGACCTGATGATTTATCTTCGTGCTTCAGTCAGTCACCTTGTTTCTAACATTGAGAAACGTGGGCGAGAGTATGAACAGAAGATGCCTTTGGACTATCTCGAGAACCTCAATAAACGCTATGAAGAGTTTATCAAAGAGAAATATAAAGGTCGTGTTCTGACGATAGATGTCGACAACCTCGACTATCAACATCGCCCAAAAGACTTTGGTTTCATTACTGACAAGATTGACAGAGAGCTCTTTGGCTTGTTCTAA